In Zingiber officinale cultivar Zhangliang chromosome 3A, Zo_v1.1, whole genome shotgun sequence, the DNA window GGAGGCTTTGAAGATTGATTGATTGAGAAGAAGGTGTAGGAATAAAGGACGATCGAGGAAGGGAGGGAGAGTGGGCGGGCCGGGGAGATGGGGAGGACGTCGTCGTTGGGCGGCGGAAGTAACCGGAAGTCCAGGCACCGGCGGATTGCCGACATCCTCGCTGAGGATGACGAATCCAGCGACGAATCCGTCGTGCAGGGATATGGAGGCAGCCGTTACGGTGGCGGAGGGGGAATGCTGCCGGTTTTTCTCAACGACCAGAGCGATCTGGTGGAGGTGATGCTGGAGCTCGATGAGGAGTCGATGGTGGTGCGGAGCGTCACTCCGACATCGGCGGCCGCCGCGGCAGCAGCAGCCGTGGCTGCGCCGGTCCCGTCTCGGGAATCGTCTGCGAGCTTGAGCCGGAGCTCCTCGACGGCGTCGCGGATCCGGCGCAAGTTTTCGTGGCTGCTGTCGCCGACGCGCCGACGGACCCTGGGCGAGAtgctggaggaggaggaggcggcgtcGGCATCAGGTTCGGGTCCTCTGCCGCCGCCCGTCGCCGCCATGTCGTCGCGCGACGCGAGGCGCATCCGGGCGCGCCTGGAGCGGACGCGATCAGGCTCGCAGCGGGCGCTTAAGGGGCTCCGATTCATCAGCCGAACGACTAAGGGAGCCGCAGCGGGGGATGCCGGTGAGCTCTGGCGACGGGTGGAGGCCCGCTTCGACACTCTCGCCAAGGATGGCTTGCTCTCCCGTGATGACTTCGGCGAATGCATTGGTCCCTTTCTATCTCCCTCACGCTTTTCGTATTTCAAGTCGGAATCGGGTTATTTATCTTGCCACCGGCGAGGTTTCAATTTTCCGATTCCATCTGTTCACAGGAATGGTGGATTCGAAGGATTTCGCGGTGGGCATCTTCGACGCCCTGGCGAGGCGGCGGCGACAGAACTTGGAGCGGATCACTAAAGAAGAACTCTACGATTTCTGGCTCCAAATTTCCGATCAAAGTTTCGACGCTCGCCTCCAAATCTTCTTCGACATGTGTGTATCCTGTATTGATATTActtttctcttctttaatttgTTCTGCTTGTGATTGCTGGTGAACTTTGGTCGCCTTCTTTAATTTGTTCTGCTTGTGATAGGGTCGATACCAATGTGGATGGGAGGATAACGAGACAGGAGGTACAAGAGGTGAGTTGCTTTCTTCAATTATCAGTGTTCCAATGTGAttttaaagaaaacaaaaacgAATCCTATATTTGTGTTCCACTGCAGCTGATAGTTCTGAGCGCTTCAGCTAACAAGCTCGCGAAGCTCAAAGAGCAGGCAGAGGAGTACGCGGCGCTCATCATGGAAGAACTGGATCCTGAAAACCTTGGTTACATCGAGGTGAAAACCACACACCATAATTTATTCTTCTAGCAACACACCATCGATTGGAAGTCGAACGCTCTCTTAGTCACTGTTGACTGCAGCTATGGCAGCTGGAGGCTCTGCTGCTGCAACGGGACACCTACATGAACTACAGCCGGCCGCTGAGCTCCGCAAGCGCAGCAGCATGGAGCCAGAACATCACCGCCGCCGGCGGAAATGGGCCGAAACAGCAGCATCAGCGGCGGCGGCCCCGATTCAGCATCCGCCGGACAGCGGAGCGGCTGCGGATGGCGGCAAGGGAGAATTGGCAGCGGGCGTGGGTGGTGGCGCTGTGGATGATCACCATGGCGGCCCTGTTCTCCTGGAAGTTCGTGCAGTACCGGAACCGGGCGGCGTTTAGGGTGATGGGTTACTGCCTCCCCGTCGCCAAGGGTGCCGCCGAGACGCTCAAGCTCAACATGGCCCTCGTCCTTCTTCCTGTCTGCCGGAACACCCTGACCTGGCTCCGCTCAACCCGCGCTCGTCTCTTCGTCCCCTTCGACGACAACATCACCTTCCACAAGGTAGGCAAATCCCACGGTAAACGTTTTCGATTCCTCAATAGCTCTCTTCAATTAACTTCTGCCCTCTTTCTCTTCATCTCCGCTTGTTACCATACCACGTTTTGAGCTGTCAGAATATCGCAATGCTTTTTCACCTTTTAGCGTTTTAATTTTACCTATAAGCCCCCGCTGCATCACGCGCCCATCTTCTCGGTGACCTGCATTCGATTGTGCCTAAAAAAACGGCGGCGCCATTGCCTCCTGCACAAGGGACCACAGCTCGCACGCAACGTGTCGGTTCCCGCTCGTGGTAGCTGTACTTTGGCACCCATCATGACCACCCTCACTGAAGTTCTCCTGTTCCCGGCCCTCAGCAATTGTACCAATTGATTTCTTGTTATTACAGTATTGCGCCTCACAGGAAGAATTTTCATATTTGCAGACGATTGCGACGGCAATTGTGTTCGGGATTTTGCTGCACGCGGGGAATCACTTGGCGTGCGACTTCCCACGGCTGGCAAACTCGTCGCCGGCACACTACCAGGCGGTGGAGAGGTTCTTCGGATCTGAGAGGCCGACGTACGGGAGCTTGGTTGTGGGGGTGGAGGGGTTGACGGGGATCGCAATGGTGGTGCTGATGTGCGTCTCGTTCACCCTTGCGACGCATCGCTTCAGGAAAAACGGCGTCCATCTCCCCTTCCCTCTCAATCGCCTCACCGGCTTCAACGCCTTCTGGTACTCCCACCACCTCCTCGCCGTCgtctacctcctcctcctcctccacggCTACTTCGTCTACCTCATCCACGAGTGGTACCAGCGAACGGTATGTATTATTTGTTACCATCGCTTGTTTTTTTACCTTGCCATCCGTAACCAAATTGGAAAGTTGAACTTCAGGGAACTCCTTAGATCGGTTTAGGTGAACAGGATACTTAAGAAATGCAGTTAATGATATGAAATATACACTTGATTTTCTCCACGTTCAAACTTTGCACAcctcttctttttttcttcaGATTCCTACTTTCTCCACATGCATGACCATCAAACTGCTAATTTCTATTGTCAAATTGACAGTTCACCGTAGAGTATATATCTTGTACAAGAGTTTGAAATTATATATTTTGTTGGTATTGGACTCAGCAAAGGCTTGGGATTTGCGCAACACCTCACATGAAAGGATATAATTGTTGTTTTCCTTATTAAATTCCAAAGTTAGGTACCAATTGCACCTTGCAATTATTGAAATGAGGACCTTATGAGAGATGCCTGTATCATCACATATCTTAATATTTAAGAAACTCTCGCTATCTTATTAGAGAGCATGTTGTAATCATACTTGTCAGTGTAAACATGACTAAGATGGGTTGTTGTAAACTGACTAAATTGTGGCAGCATTTTAACAAAACTAAAATTCTGGTCTGCATTTTGTTAGAAAAAGGAGGAAAAATCAGGGTAGGGAGTATTTTGCAAGATACAAACCCATGGGGCAAATGAGCTTTTCCTTCTTACTTAATTTGACGTACTTGCCTAGCATTAAGGATAGTATGATGGAATAGCAGTTCACCTTCTACTTGTTAATATAATAGTAGTTTGCCACCGTATGTCTATTGCATAATCTCTTTTTTTTGTTCCTGTTTGAAAAATCCCTATCATCTAATCTATCTATTTGGAATCTGTCAAACCTTAATTTAATCACCTCTCTATTATATTAATTCTCTAAGCATCATCTTTATTTCATACGCATAATTATCTGTTTTCATTTCACAACAGACCCACGTGGTGATCTATTAATGTGAGCTTAACTACTCAAATAACCTCCATTGTGTTGTGGATTTTTAACATATTAGTTGAAACTATCCCTTCTTTTTTTTAGGCACTAGTCAGTCCAAATTTCTTGTTTTTTCCAGTTCTTGAATCTGTATGGAGTCTGGTCCATTTTTAGGTTGATTATTCAGGCAGGTCAAATcctttgtaaaattattttctatgaaaTTGGACTTTGACTTATCAACATGCTCAATCATGGAGCATTTTGGAATCTACATTTTGCCACAATTTCTCATTTGGCTGTTTGCAATGGGGTGGGGGGTGTCAACTAGAGGTTGGTCCGCCACATGGGATTTGtctattttcttttctcctttggACATCATGTACCAAAGAAGACCCTACCACGATGTCAAGGCTGGCAATTACTGCACTCTtactttatttgtaaaattagTTTGAACTACTCCTGTCGAACTATTTGGACTATAGTGATGTTTACAAACTGTTCCTTGAAAAATTTTTTGGTACATCTCCCCTTAAAAACATTACCTCAACTAAAAAGGTTGACCATTTTCTCATATCAGGTATACATGTTCAGTTACTGTCATTTACCCTCAATGAATCTTTGTAGCTTTCCTCAGGGTAGATTTCCCACATCAAGTATACATGGCTATTGTACTTCTAAAAGGACTTTAACTAATTAATTTGGCTAATTGATTTAGTGATTTAAACAGACGTGGATGTACATTTGTGTTCCATTGCTTCTCTACGCGGGGGAACGAAATCTAAGAGCCTTCCGCTCCAAAGCTTACTATGTCAAGATCTTAAAGGTAAATGTTTCCTTCATCACTGGACACATTAGCTTCTTGTGTATTTTTTCTCTAATGATGACATAATATATGCTTATATTGTCCTTCAATCTTACCAAACTTTTACTTTTCATCAAGAACATTGAACTATTTCAATCAATTTCATATGAGGCTTAATGTGATGAAGTAATATCACATTATTAGTTATAACCAATTCCTCTATGTAGGTCTCAATGCTACCTGGTAACGTGTTGACTGTGACAATGTCCAAGCCTAATGGATTTCGGTATCGAAGTGGACAGTACATATTTCTGCAGTGCCCTACCATTTCCCCATTTGAATGGTTGGAATTCAAACTCATTCTCCATAGCCAATTATTGAAGTTTGTTTTGTAAAAAATTCTGatgattgtaaaaaaaaaaaatcatgctaaCAGGCATCCTTTCTCTATTACATCGGCACCTGGTGATGATTACCTCAGTGTCCACATTCGAACCAATGGTGACTGGACCCAGGAGCTCAAACGCATATTTATAGAGAATTACTTCACACCACACTCAGTAGGAAAAGCTACATTTGATGGATTAGGTTCTCTAGGACAGAAGAGGTGATCAAGCTTACAAAGTTACAGTAAAAGGCATCTCTAAAGCTACTCAGAAGGTGAAAGAACTAACTTCAATTCGACTGTTGGCAGGTTGCCACGGCTGTTCGTCGACGGCCCTTATGGTGCCCCAGCACAAGACTTCAGAAATTATGATGTTCTACTTTTGGTTGGACTTGGCATAGGAGCTACACCTTTTATCAGCATTCTCAGGGACCTACTCAACAACATAAAGTTGGCTGATGAACTAATGGTAAAGTTTTGTCTACATGATTTATTGAATCAGtttattgttaggaccaaaagtagctagggggggggggggtgaatagctcgtcgcgttcgctcgttgctcggcgttgcttgttccttcaaagatgtgcagcggaaaatacagaaacaaacacacaacgctaacacggttggttttacttggtatccacctcacaagaggtgactaatccaaggatccacaccaacacacacaccctccactaaataaaactctcctttatggtaactaccaagggcggagaagccctacaagactcaatacaagaagagagggaaaggatacaagaaatacaagcttacaagcttacaatgagtataaaccctaaccctagcttctcttcttggctttgatccgccttgacttggaaaacttccaagatccttcaagaacggcgatctgagctttgtgagagctgtggaggagtgaatcggagaatgataccgcagccatcacatgcccgcagctataaacgacgccaacggtcggatcccgatcgattcaatattCCCAATCGAACGGAGGcttttgatcgatccacggatcagcTGATCAATCGACATATCACGGATCGATCAGCTCGATCGGGCTAGCTTTCTTCGCAACAATCGtctaatcgatcgattgatcgattgggctctggctcaatcgatcaggtgatcattCGACCATCCCAAACTTGATTAACTCAAGTCCAAACCTCCCAAAACCAACATCCGGCCAACCTCGACTTGTTAGGGCTCTtcattgcctagcatctagtcgccctcgacctgctaggacttccttaccaagtgtccggccaactcttcgatccacttggacttttctcgtgccaagcgtccaatcaaccttgacctacttggacttttctctgtcaagtatccggccatccttgacccacttggatttctccacaccggatgtccaatcatcctcgatccatcctggattttcctgcctggcttcactcaccgagactttcacccagcttcactcactagggtttccatcatcgcctagcttcactcactaggactttcccaccgcttcactcaccaggatttccatccgcctagcttcaccactaggacttcctctacctgacttcactctcTAGAACTTCCTCACTTCAGTTTCCAGTCCTCttcacccacttggactttcttcaccagtctttcattttgcctaacatcccgcttagactTAGATTATCCAACAACctcgacctacttgactcttcttcaatcaatatcttatgtcacaaacatctaaacccaaaccaagactcacttggttacccagtcaaccttgaccgagggatattgcaccaacaatctcccctttgatgttcgacaataccacaataacacttacaatcccatatgtaagttaggctaatcccatagcctccttcttcatgccactaggtaatgaagcataaattaagctcttcattctccccaagagggcaaactccctctaggtaatgaaagcctaacttacccttcataagtcctttcattctcccctgaccttcccataggtaatgaaggcctaagcttaaccatacattctcccctattggcacacatcaacccatcgttggacacacatcaacctatgctccacttgggcacacttcaacaaatccatttgttgaagactctcccgaagagttgctcatcgttgttcacaacatcactcgttgtgatcaacacgataatgaaggtcccatacccttcatttatccttaacttctccctcaatgtagacaactacccaaccttgagcattatctaccacttgagtgtccacttgaaataatgaggatatccactccccatttttcccatttcaagtttaaatgctcaaccttgagcaagttcacaacagaaggttaaccaccttccaaggttcatgaaaaataattttcatgtctttaaagagtccctccccctaaagacatggtggtaacttctgtcattgcaccaacaatgacttggaatccctaaaacattaggaaacccaaatttagaagttttgaggttcaaatattcaaaatttgaaacacacctcaacctaaacttcaacttagccttccttaaccaacccatccttgttttcatatgaaaacaccctttttatggatacaaatgtattttaggggtttggaatggttacctagactaaaataggttcaaagatgctgaaatcaggccttcccagccaaaaccagcaacttggatcgattgaagttgggttccaatcgattgaacctttctgaatcgatccactgatcgattcagactccctggatcgatcggctgatcgatccagcgagcttctgctcgcgggaattgccgtttgaatcgatccatggatcgattcaggaactccaatcgatccatggatcgatcggagctctgatagttgctgaaattccatttcagtcaacttcagaaacccctagaaaattctacaaaaatccaaaaattatgaaatttcgtgtagacattatttagggcgtttactatcacagaaaaatagttttctatgaaaatacatcatattttcaaagattgacacaaacttgaaaacttgcaaaaactttagtgtttctcttcaagtttgtgtctaactattcaatggtgattactatcaaaagatagccttcaccaaggttttccaaaaacattttaaaacattttcaaaaccaatatcccatcacattccttgggcttaatgcacatgacttgtacattagctttcccaatgatgggaaaacacataactatgtgttttgat includes these proteins:
- the LOC122051774 gene encoding respiratory burst oxidase homolog protein E-like, with the translated sequence MGRTSSLGGGSNRKSRHRRIADILAEDDESSDESVVQGYGGSRYGGGGGMLPVFLNDQSDLVEVMLELDEESMVVRSVTPTSAAAAAAAAVAAPVPSRESSASLSRSSSTASRIRRKFSWLLSPTRRRTLGEMLEEEEAASASGSGPLPPPVAAMSSRDARRIRARLERTRSGSQRALKGLRFISRTTKGAAAGDAGELWRRVEARFDTLAKDGLLSRDDFGECIGMVDSKDFAVGIFDALARRRRQNLERITKEELYDFWLQISDQSFDARLQIFFDMVDTNVDGRITRQEVQELIVLSASANKLAKLKEQAEEYAALIMEELDPENLGYIELWQLEALLLQRDTYMNYSRPLSSASAAAWSQNITAAGGNGPKQQHQRRRPRFSIRRTAERLRMAARENWQRAWVVALWMITMAALFSWKFVQYRNRAAFRVMGYCLPVAKGAAETLKLNMALVLLPVCRNTLTWLRSTRARLFVPFDDNITFHKTIATAIVFGILLHAGNHLACDFPRLANSSPAHYQAVERFFGSERPTYGSLVVGVEGLTGIAMVVLMCVSFTLATHRFRKNGVHLPFPLNRLTGFNAFWYSHHLLAVVYLLLLLHGYFVYLIHEWYQRTTWMYICVPLLLYAGERNLRAFRSKAYYVKILKVSMLPGNVLTVTMSKPNGFRYRSGQYIFLQCPTISPFEWHPFSITSAPGDDYLSVHIRTNGDWTQELKRIFIENYFTPHSVGKATFDGLGSLGQKRLPRLFVDGPYGAPAQDFRNYDVLLLVGLGIGATPFISILRDLLNNIKLADELMDLAMETSRSEISSASYSLSTSSSINKKRSHRTSSAHFYWVTREAGSFEWFKGVMNDVADMDKKGIIEMHNYLTSVYEERDARTTLLSMVQALNHAKHGVDIVSGIRVRTHFARPNWKEVFTKLASKHPGATVGVFYCGAPTLAKELRNLSLEMSHKTSTRFHFHKEYF